The genome window TTATAGATCTTAAAATACAAGCGCTTCCTATTGTTTCAAGAAATAAAATAATAGATGTTATAAGCTGGGATGATATTTTTGCAGGGGAAAAAGACGTTAAAGTTTCTGTAAAAAAAGTCAACATTCCTTTAGTTGTAATGGCAGGGGGAAAGGGAACTAGATTGGATCCTTTTACAAGGGTGCTCCCAAAACCACTTATTCCTATAGGAGACAAACCTATTGTAGAGCACATTGTTGAAAATTTCTCGGAATATGGGGTTAAAGAGTTTTATTTCTCAGTTAATCATAAGGCTAAAATGATACGTGCATATTTTGATGAAATGAAGGATATTTTTAATATTAAATATCTTGAGGAAAGTAAACCTTTGGGAACAGCTGGAGGACTTAGACCTCTTTTTGGTGAAAGACATAAAAGGTATTTTGTTGTTAACTGTGATATTTTCTTAGGAACAAATATTTCAGATATAGTTGATTTTCATGATGAGAATAATAATGATGTAACAGTTGTTGCGTCATATAAGCATCATGTTATGCCTTATGGAGTGTGTAACATTAATAAAGGCGGAGAGCTTAAAAGCATTGATGAAAAACCTGAGTATGATTTTTTGATTAACATAGGGGCATACATTTTGAACAAAAGAGCGATAAAGCTTATCCCGGCAAATAAAATGTTTCATATGACGGATCTGATAAAAG of Candidatus Omnitrophota bacterium contains these proteins:
- a CDS encoding sugar phosphate nucleotidyltransferase, whose product is MVKENLNISKWLIDKKSTVKQAMKQMRHVGEKLLFVVSNNSVLYGALSDGDIRKWILKKNDLSEKITKICNKQPIILEKSYNVNQVKKIFIDLKIQALPIVSRNKIIDVISWDDIFAGEKDVKVSVKKVNIPLVVMAGGKGTRLDPFTRVLPKPLIPIGDKPIVEHIVENFSEYGVKEFYFSVNHKAKMIRAYFDEMKDIFNIKYLEESKPLGTAGGLRPLFGERHKRYFVVNCDIFLGTNISDIVDFHDENNNDVTVVASYKHHVMPYGVCNINKGGELKSIDEKPEYDFLINIGAYILNKRAIKLIPANKMFHMTDLIKACKKEKFKIKVFPISDNMWMDIGQLEEYRRTLKTIGMLQD